CAGTAGTTATGTATTTCTGCACTATCGCTCTCAGCGCCCTTGCGGTCTGCGTGTCGGCAGCGATACGGGCATTTATATTGATTCTTTTTTCGATCTCGGACCCTGTGGCGAGGTGGAAATTGGCGATTACTGCACGATCGCTGGAGCAATTATTGCTACTAATAATCGCGTCACAATTGGCAATTTCACGCTAATTTCCCGCGAAGTGGTCATAGCAGATACTTTTGCCGCTACACCCGCTCTGATGACTGAAGGTGATGCAGCTGTACCACCCACCAGCATTGAAATTGGCAACGATGCTTGGATTGGGACGCGAGCAGTTTTGTTGCGGGGAGCTTGCATCGGCGACGGTGCGATCGTGGGTGCGGGTGCAGTCGTCGATTTTGAAGTACCCGATCGTGCGATCGCAGCTGGTAATCCAGCTCGCATCGTCGGTTCCAGCAAAACAGGAGAGAGCCATGTTTGGCAAGGACAATCCTAAGCTAGAAAAATTCTTCCATCACAACGGTCGATGGCTTGCTGGCGCAGCCATATTAACAGTTATCGGGGTAGGCACTTGGCAATCCAATCTCATCCTGAATCGCGAGGAACCCGTAGCAGTTCGCCTATCTGAAGTCAAGCGCGGCACTGTAGAATCTACCATCAATGAAAGCGGCGTGGTAGAACTGCGCGACCAGCGAATCTTGACTTCCCCAACAGAGGGAGCGGTAGATCGAGTTTTGGTACAACCTGGCAATCGCATCAAGGCTGGACAGACGCTAATTACTCTGCGCTATCCAGAACGAGAAACAGCCCTCGCCAATCAAGAAGTCAAAATTCAGCAGCAGCGACGGATTTTACAGCGCCATCAACAGGAAATTGTGGAAGCGAAAGAACAAATTGCTGCCGATGAAATAAAACTGCGTCCTTTGGTGGCTGGAGCGAGAGAGGGGGCGATCGCACGAGAACAAGTCTACGAGCAACAAGATAAACTCCGCGAGACACGGGCTACCTTGCGCGATGCCCAAGCAGATGCACGGACGGCTGCTTTGGAACTAGAAGCATTCCAACTAGAGCGCAAACGCATTCAGCAAGAAGTGCGAGACTCGATCGTGACTGCACCGATTGACGGTGTTGTGTTGGGAGTCAACGTGAAAAACGGCGACGGGGTTGAATTCCGCACAAATTTACTCACAATTGGCGATCCGACACAAGTGTTGGTAAAACTTCAGCTTTCCACCCTGAACGCAACTCAAGTCCGTCCTAACCAATTGGCTCGCGTTAGCGTTATCGGTCCCGATCGCCAGACATTTACAGGGCGAATTCAAAGCCTATATCCGCAAGCAGTTGGGGAGGAGGAAGAGGAACAAAGCTCAGGCGGCGGTTCCAAGCAATCGAATCAATCGAGTAGCTCAGATCAGCCAGCCGTCCCATCGATCGTCCTGTTGGATACTCCCACTCGTACGCTGATTCCAGGCAGCCGCGTCAATGTCGAAATCTTGCTCCAACAGCGGCAAAATGTCATCGTCTTACCGACTGAAATCGTGCAACGCGACGACGATGACGATTCCAAACCGTTTGTTTGGGTACGAGATAGTCAAGGCAACGCTCAAAAACGCCCAGTGAAGTTGGGTTTAGAAGGATTGACAAACGTTGAAGTTACCTCCGGCTTGCAAATTGGCGATCGCGTCATTCAACCGCCATCCGAGCCATCACTAGAGCCAGGAGTGCCAGTTATCAGTGACCAGTGACCAGTGACCAGTGACCAATTACCAGTGACCAGTGACCGGTAAATAGGGTGTGGGGCGTGGGGTGTGGGGTGTGGGGTGACTCCTGACTCCTGACTCCTGACTCCTGACCAGTTAGTTATTTTATCTCCTCTGCCCACCTGCACACAAAGCCCACCTGCTCTCTGCTTCCTTGTCCCCCTTGTCCCCCTTGTCTCCCTTGTCTCCCTTGTCCCCCTTGTCTCCCTTGTCTTCCTTGTCTTCCTTGTCTTCCTTATCCTCTCGACTCCCCACTCCCGACTCCCTTCTTAAATCATGGGCATTTCACCATTCGATTTACTTAATCTTGCCTACCGTTCCCTCCGCAGTCATCCCGTGCGTTCAACCCTTTCTATGTTGGGGGTATTCATGGGGGTAGCGGCGGTGAGTGCAACGCTACAATCTAGTAGTATCAGCCGCGCTGTGATTGCTCGACAATTAGCAGAGCGCGGCGCACCGCAAATTACAGTTTATCCCCAGTGGGAACCCGATCGCATTGTGTTGCAACTGCGCTTGGAGGACATGGAATTTTTGCGCCAGCGACTCACAGGAGTGCAGGCAATCAGCGCCTTTAACTGGGCGGGACCATTGCCCACCGTATATCAAGACAAAGCATATCTGCCTTCAGTATCGCCCGTAACTCACGACTATTTACTGACTTCGGGAAAAAACTTGGTCAAGGGACGGTTTTTTAATGCTACCGATTTTGCCAACTATCGACCCGTAGCGGTAATTGATGAATATTTGGTCAAAGAACTATTTGGCGATCGCAATCCGGTAGGAGAACAAATTTTAGTTGGGCGCAGACTTTACATCGTTATAGGAGTGTTAGAAACACGCCCAGATGATGATTCGCCTCCTGAAGGTCAAATTCTCGTCCCGATGGCGATTTATAATGCCTTGCACGGCAAACAAGATATCGGCAGCGTTCAACTGCGTCCTTATCGACTGGAAGAATTAGAAGACTTGAGCGATCGCGCCATAGAATTATTAGAACAACGCTATCCTGGTTTCAGTTTTTGGGCTTGGAATAATGTAGACGACCTAATCCAGCAGCAACAAACTCTGGAACTGGCAACGCGAGGGCTGATGGTAGTGGGAGCGATCGCCCTATTAGTAGGAGGTGTGGGCATTGCTAATATTACAATTGCTTCTGTGACCGAACGCACGTCTGAAATTGGCATTCGTCGAGCCGTAGGAGCTACCCAACGCGAAATCGCGCTCCAATTCGTTTTAGAGGCAGCATTGCTCAGTCTAGCAAGCGGTACGGTAGCTTTAGTAGTCGTGCATGTTGTTGCGCTCAACGTTGCCGATGCGTTCGATTTACCCTATGAATTTGAAGGCAGAATCGCTGCACTGGCTTTGGGTTCCGCCTTGGTAGTCGGTGTGGGAGCCGGATTTCCCCCAGCACTTCGCGCTAGCCAACTCGACCCCGTACAAGCTTTGCGCTCGCAGTAAATATATCTCCAAGTTTTAACCAGGGGGGGAGTACAAGAAATCTCACTGGCGCTAAATTGCGATCGGATTCATCTACTCGAAGCTCCTACTCCCGAAATGACAAAAATCGGCTATCACTCTTCCCACGAACAATTCAAGCCCAGTGAATTGTTGCAATACGTTCAAATGGCTCAACAAGCAGGCTTCACTCATGCTCTTTCCTCCGATCACTTTCACCCCTGGAGCGAACAGCAGGGTCAAAGCGGTTTTGCTTGGTCTTGGTTGGGTGCAGCGATGCAAGCGACTCCCGGATTGAATTATCGCGTGGTCTGCGCTCCAGGGCAGCGATACCATCCGGCAATTATCGCTCAGGCGGCGGCTACTTTGGCGGAAATGTTTCCTCAACGTTTTTGGATAACTGTAGGTAGCGGTCAAGCGCTCAATGAGGCTATTACAGGCGATAAGTGGTTGTGTAAAAGCGATCGCAATACTCGCTTGAAAGAATGCGTCGATATTATGCGTGCTTTGTGGCGCGGAGACACCGTGACTCATAAAGGTTTAGTCTGCGTTGAGGAGGCAAAACTTTATTCGCGTCCCGAAACCCCACCCTTAATTATCGGTGCTGCTGTGACGGCTCAAACTGCTGAGTGGCTGGGAAGTTGGGCAGATGGGTTAATTACAATCTCTCGTCCGCCAGAGAAACTCAAGCAAGTTGTCGATGCTTTTCGTCGGGGTGGTGGAGCAGGCAAGCCCATGCTATTGAAAGTTCAACTATCATACGATCGCAATGAAGATATAGCAAGGCAAAAAGCCCATCAACAGTGGCGTAATAATATTTTCAAAAATATTCTCATGACCGAACTGCGATCGCCCCAGCAATTTGATGCAGCCGGAGAGTTTGTCAAACCGGAAGAAATGAACGAACACGTCCGCATCTCTGCCGATCCGCAGCAACATATAGAATGGTTGCAGCAAGATGTAGAGTTGGGATTTGATGAATTGCTGCTACACAACATCAACCGCGAACAGCAACAATTCATTCAGGTATTTGGTGAGAAAGTGTTACCTGTGTTGCAGACAAATTAGCTCGATCGCTGCTTATTGCCATGTCAAGGATGCTGTATTAGTATACCTAAAGCTAA
This window of the Chroococcidiopsis thermalis PCC 7203 genome carries:
- a CDS encoding acyltransferase, producing the protein MTSLRLSHDWFGRSLPPNVIIGDRSWLHSSYVFLHYRSQRPCGLRVGSDTGIYIDSFFDLGPCGEVEIGDYCTIAGAIIATNNRVTIGNFTLISREVVIADTFAATPALMTEGDAAVPPTSIEIGNDAWIGTRAVLLRGACIGDGAIVGAGAVVDFEVPDRAIAAGNPARIVGSSKTGESHVWQGQS
- a CDS encoding efflux RND transporter periplasmic adaptor subunit gives rise to the protein MFGKDNPKLEKFFHHNGRWLAGAAILTVIGVGTWQSNLILNREEPVAVRLSEVKRGTVESTINESGVVELRDQRILTSPTEGAVDRVLVQPGNRIKAGQTLITLRYPERETALANQEVKIQQQRRILQRHQQEIVEAKEQIAADEIKLRPLVAGAREGAIAREQVYEQQDKLRETRATLRDAQADARTAALELEAFQLERKRIQQEVRDSIVTAPIDGVVLGVNVKNGDGVEFRTNLLTIGDPTQVLVKLQLSTLNATQVRPNQLARVSVIGPDRQTFTGRIQSLYPQAVGEEEEEQSSGGGSKQSNQSSSSDQPAVPSIVLLDTPTRTLIPGSRVNVEILLQQRQNVIVLPTEIVQRDDDDDSKPFVWVRDSQGNAQKRPVKLGLEGLTNVEVTSGLQIGDRVIQPPSEPSLEPGVPVISDQ
- a CDS encoding ABC transporter permease, which encodes MGISPFDLLNLAYRSLRSHPVRSTLSMLGVFMGVAAVSATLQSSSISRAVIARQLAERGAPQITVYPQWEPDRIVLQLRLEDMEFLRQRLTGVQAISAFNWAGPLPTVYQDKAYLPSVSPVTHDYLLTSGKNLVKGRFFNATDFANYRPVAVIDEYLVKELFGDRNPVGEQILVGRRLYIVIGVLETRPDDDSPPEGQILVPMAIYNALHGKQDIGSVQLRPYRLEELEDLSDRAIELLEQRYPGFSFWAWNNVDDLIQQQQTLELATRGLMVVGAIALLVGGVGIANITIASVTERTSEIGIRRAVGATQREIALQFVLEAALLSLASGTVALVVVHVVALNVADAFDLPYEFEGRIAALALGSALVVGVGAGFPPALRASQLDPVQALRSQ
- a CDS encoding TIGR03885 family FMN-dependent LLM class oxidoreductase, which encodes MTKIGYHSSHEQFKPSELLQYVQMAQQAGFTHALSSDHFHPWSEQQGQSGFAWSWLGAAMQATPGLNYRVVCAPGQRYHPAIIAQAAATLAEMFPQRFWITVGSGQALNEAITGDKWLCKSDRNTRLKECVDIMRALWRGDTVTHKGLVCVEEAKLYSRPETPPLIIGAAVTAQTAEWLGSWADGLITISRPPEKLKQVVDAFRRGGGAGKPMLLKVQLSYDRNEDIARQKAHQQWRNNIFKNILMTELRSPQQFDAAGEFVKPEEMNEHVRISADPQQHIEWLQQDVELGFDELLLHNINREQQQFIQVFGEKVLPVLQTN